GAGAGAGGACGAGGCGGTTGACGGCACGGTCGCAGTCTACGAACCCTGGCGGCGGTCATCGGGAGGCGCGGCCCGTGGGAAACTGATGACATGGCTGATCTGGAGACAATGGTCGGGGACTGGCTCTCAGTTCCGGAGGTAGCCGAGGCACTCGGGCTGCGTCAGCGGCAGGTTCGCCAGATGATCACTGACGGTGACCTGCTCGCCCACCGCATCGGTGCAAATCTTGCGCTGGGCGTTCCGGCGGTGTTCATCCGCGACGGCGAGATCCTGCCCTCGTTGCCCGGCACGGTGACCGTGTTGCGCGACGCACGCCTGACCGACGACGAGGCGTTGGAGTGGTTGTTCACTCCCGATGAAACGCTTCCGCTTCCGGGGGCACCTATGCAGATGCTGCTCGCCGGGCGAAAGTCGGAGATCCGCAAGCGGGCTTCCGAACTGGCCTTCTGATCAGCTGCGGTCGCGCGGTCTGCGTTACGCAGTGCGCGCGGTGGCGACCTCGACGAGAGAGCTCAGCACCTGCGCGGCTTCATCGGTGACGTGTGCCCGACTGAGGTGCAGGCGGGCGGCAGACACGCGTTCGGTGATCATCGACTCCACGCGGTCAACCGCGCCGGAACGCGCGCACAGCTCGCGCATCCACTGCACGTCCTGCGGACTCAGATCCGGTGAACCGAAGGTCGCGGTGAAGCGGCGCAGCTCATCGTCTCCGACATCGTCCAGGGCCAGCGCGATGAGCACCGTGCGTTTGCCCTCTGCAAGATCGTCTCCGGCCGGTTTGCCGGTCTGCTCCGGGTCGCCGAAGACCCCCAGCAGGTCGTCGCGAAGCTGGAAAGCCTCCCCGAGGGCCTCCCCGTACTGCGCCAACGTCGCCATCGTCTCAGTGTCTGCGCCGGCGCAGGCAGCTCCGATGAGCAACGGTTGCACCACTGTGTAGTTGGCGCTCTTGTAGAAAGCCACGCGTAACGCCTGCTCGACCCGTTGAG
This portion of the Dermatophilaceae bacterium Sec6.4 genome encodes:
- a CDS encoding Rv2175c family DNA-binding protein, which encodes MADLETMVGDWLSVPEVAEALGLRQRQVRQMITDGDLLAHRIGANLALGVPAVFIRDGEILPSLPGTVTVLRDARLTDDEALEWLFTPDETLPLPGAPMQMLLAGRKSEIRKRASELAF